A part of Capsicum annuum cultivar UCD-10X-F1 chromosome 6, UCD10Xv1.1, whole genome shotgun sequence genomic DNA contains:
- the LOC107873505 gene encoding probable serine/threonine-protein kinase PBL9, translating into MGICLSARIKAESPFHTGLNSRSVSTDGGNDSNPSSRVPPATRSEGEILQSPNLKSFSFSDLKTATRNFRPDSVLGEGGFGSVFKGWIDENTFAATKPGTGVIIAVKRLNQEGFQGHREWLAEVNYLGQFSHPHLVKLIGYCLEDEHRLLVYEFMPRGSLENHLFRRGSYFQPLSWRLRLKVALGAAKGLAFLHSAETKVIYRDFKTSNILLDSNYTSKLSDFGLAKDGPTGDKSHVSTRVMGTYGYAAPEYMATGHLTSKSDVYSFGVVLLEMLSGRRAIDKNRPSGEHNLVEWAKPYLGNKRKVFRVLDTRLEGQYSMDVASKVANLALRCLSKDPRFRPSMSETVKELEQLYQQSKDSGNTRTHSNNRPRPRRRSAGDVTSRNTSVAYPRPSASPLYAK; encoded by the exons atggGGATATGTTTGAGTGCTAGAATTAAAGCTGAAAGTCCATTTCATACAG GGCTAAATTCAAGATCTGTTAGCACCGATGGAGGGAATGATAGCAATCCCAGCTCCAGGGTACCACCAGCTACTAGAAGTGAAGGAGAGATATTACAGTCTCCAAATTTGAAGAGCTTTAGTTTTTCTGATCTCAAAACTGCCACCAGGAACTTTCGTCCTGATAGTGTGCTGGGAGAAGGTGGATTTGGATCGGTTTTCAAAGGGTGGATTGATGAGAACACGTTCGCAGCTACCAAGCCTGGGACAGGCGTGATCATTGCTGTGAAAAGGCTAAATCAAGAAGGTTTTCAAGGTCACAGGGAATGGCTG GCCGAAGTAAACTATTTGGGACAGTTTTCTCATCCTCATCTTGTAAAGTTGATTGGCTATTGCTTGGAGGATGAACACCGGCTTTTGGTTTATGAGTTTATGCCTCGAGGAAGCTTGGAAAACCATTTGTTTAGGA GAGGTTCTTATTTCCAGCCTCTATCTTGGAGACTACGCTTGAAGGTTGCTCTAGGAGCTGCAAAGGGGCTTGCTTTTCTACACAGTGCTGAGACAAAAGTGATATATCGAGACTTCAAAACCTCGAATATTTTGCTCGATTCA AACTACACCTCTAAACTCTCAGATTTTGGACTAGCTAAGGATGGGCCAACGGGTGATAAAAGCCACGTCTCTACAAGGGTTATGGGGACCTATGGATATGCAGCTCCAGAATACATGGCCACTG GTCATTTGACTAGCAAGAGTGATGTGTATAGTTTTGGAGTTGTCCTCCTCGAAATGCTATCTGGTCGTAGGGCAATCGACAAGAATAGACCATCCGGAGAACACAACTTAGTGGAGTGGGCGAAACCTTACCTGGGTAACAAACGTAAGGTCTTCCGCGTTCTGGATACCCGTCTTGAAGGCCAGTATTCAATGGACGTGGCGAGTAAAGTAGCTAACCTTGCCTTGCGGTGCCTATCAAAAGATCCTCGGTTTAGACCAAGCATGAGTGAAACTGTTAAAGAACTGGAGCAACTTTATCAGCAATCTAAAGATTCTGGAAATACTCGCACTCACAGTAACAACCGGCCTAGACCACGTAGACGGAGTGCTGGTGATGTTACTAGTAGAAACACTTCAGTTGCTTATCCGAGACCGTCTGCTTCTCCTCTTTATGCTAAATAA